Proteins encoded in a region of the Pseudomonas sp. GOM7 genome:
- the folK gene encoding 2-amino-4-hydroxy-6-hydroxymethyldihydropteridine diphosphokinase: MERVYIGLGSNLDTPRLQLHSALAALAQLPQSHLVAHSSLYASDPLGPPDQPRYVNAVAALDTELQPWTLLDALQRIEQEQGRVRKAERWGPRTLDLDILLFGQRLIDDERLTVPHYHMQARPFVLYPLAELAPELLLPDGRSLPELLAACPFTGLERLTD, translated from the coding sequence ATGGAACGGGTCTACATCGGCCTGGGCAGCAATCTCGACACGCCCCGCCTGCAACTGCACAGCGCGCTCGCCGCCCTGGCTCAACTACCACAGAGCCATCTGGTCGCTCACTCTTCGCTGTATGCCAGCGACCCGCTGGGCCCGCCCGACCAGCCACGCTACGTCAATGCCGTGGCCGCGCTGGATACCGAGCTGCAGCCCTGGACACTGCTCGATGCCTTGCAGCGCATAGAGCAGGAACAGGGGCGCGTGCGCAAGGCCGAGCGCTGGGGCCCACGCACCCTGGACCTGGATATCCTGCTGTTCGGCCAACGGCTGATCGACGACGAACGCCTCACCGTGCCGCACTACCACATGCAGGCCCGCCCGTTCGTGCTCTACCCACTGGCCGAGCTGGCGCCCGAGCTGCTGCTGCCCGATGGCCGAAGCTTGCCCGAACTACTCGCCGCCTGCCCCTTCACCGGGCTGGAACGCCTGACCGATTAG